A genomic stretch from Kribbella amoyensis includes:
- a CDS encoding NUDIX domain-containing protein: MHKVVLGALVRRDRVLLVHRSPNKRAYPNVWDLPGGIIETGESELGALTRELHEELGVEIATDSASHLCRLTARPAEEPVLLSAWLVRDWQGTPANVAPEEHDDIGWFGLDEMPPLAHLPVHTALVEKTRSST, from the coding sequence ATGCACAAGGTCGTTCTTGGCGCGCTGGTTCGCAGGGATCGAGTTCTCCTCGTCCATCGGAGCCCGAACAAGCGCGCGTATCCCAACGTGTGGGACCTGCCCGGGGGAATCATCGAGACCGGCGAGTCAGAACTGGGCGCACTCACGCGGGAACTGCACGAGGAACTCGGCGTAGAGATCGCGACGGACTCGGCCTCTCACCTGTGTCGGCTGACCGCAAGACCTGCCGAAGAGCCGGTACTCCTCAGCGCCTGGCTCGTCCGTGACTGGCAGGGAACACCGGCGAACGTCGCCCCCGAGGAACACGACGACATCGGATGGTTCGGCCTCGACGAGATGCCGCCCCTCGCTCACCTACCCGTACACACGGCCCTGGTGGAAAAGACCAGGTCATCCACCTGA
- a CDS encoding FAD-dependent oxidoreductase, with the protein MSEQTGAPVVVIGAGPVGLAAAAHLAERGVEFTVLESGPSVAAAIEEWRHVKLFSPWRYDIDSAARRLLERSGWTEPDLGKLPTGGDLIDSYLAPLTKTPELDGRIRYDAPVVAVTRVGFDRIRTTGREAAPFLIRLADGTELLASAVIDAAGTWREPNVLGGSGIPARGEVETVEGVAHALPDVLGADRDRYAGRRTAVVGAGHSAATTLLDLGQLAKEVPGTEVVWVVRGTDQARTYGGGEADELPARGALGSRLKKLVQSGRVELVSSFRIEAIARAADSRVRLVSGEREVVADTVVNSTGFRPDHGMVSELRLDLDPILGSTRALAPLIDPNKHSCGTVPPHGVDELAHPEPGYYAVGAKSYGRAPTFLLATGYEQARSVVAALAGDWEAARDVQLDLPETGVCSSNLAYGDTADTAGGCCGPGPQAVEVSAPAGRGLATGISGGLLTVVEDKSSGCCG; encoded by the coding sequence GTGAGCGAGCAGACAGGGGCGCCGGTCGTCGTCATCGGTGCGGGGCCGGTCGGTCTTGCGGCCGCCGCGCACCTCGCGGAGCGTGGCGTGGAGTTCACCGTCCTGGAGTCCGGTCCGAGTGTCGCGGCGGCGATCGAGGAATGGCGGCACGTGAAGCTGTTCAGCCCGTGGCGCTACGACATCGACTCCGCGGCTCGCCGACTGCTCGAACGCTCCGGCTGGACCGAACCCGACCTGGGCAAGCTCCCGACCGGCGGCGACCTCATCGACTCCTACCTCGCGCCGCTGACGAAGACGCCGGAGCTGGACGGCCGGATCCGCTACGACGCGCCCGTGGTCGCCGTGACGCGGGTCGGCTTCGACCGTATCCGCACCACCGGCCGCGAGGCCGCGCCCTTCCTGATCCGGCTCGCTGACGGGACCGAGCTGCTGGCGTCGGCCGTCATCGACGCGGCCGGTACCTGGCGTGAGCCGAACGTCCTCGGCGGTTCGGGCATCCCGGCCCGCGGCGAGGTCGAGACCGTCGAAGGCGTTGCGCACGCGCTGCCCGACGTCCTCGGCGCCGACCGGGATCGCTACGCGGGGCGTCGTACGGCGGTCGTCGGCGCGGGGCACTCGGCCGCGACGACGCTGCTCGACCTTGGTCAGCTCGCCAAGGAGGTACCGGGGACCGAGGTTGTGTGGGTTGTGCGAGGCACCGACCAGGCGCGCACGTACGGCGGTGGCGAGGCTGACGAACTGCCCGCCCGGGGTGCACTCGGCTCCCGGCTCAAGAAGCTCGTACAGTCCGGCCGTGTCGAGCTGGTCAGCTCGTTCCGGATCGAGGCCATCGCGCGCGCCGCGGACAGCCGGGTGCGGCTCGTGTCCGGCGAGCGGGAGGTGGTCGCGGATACCGTCGTCAACTCAACCGGCTTCCGGCCCGATCACGGCATGGTGTCCGAGCTGCGCCTGGACCTGGACCCGATCCTGGGCTCCACTCGCGCGCTGGCACCGCTGATCGACCCGAACAAGCACTCGTGCGGCACGGTTCCGCCGCACGGCGTCGACGAGCTGGCGCATCCCGAGCCCGGGTACTACGCGGTGGGCGCCAAGTCCTACGGTCGTGCGCCGACGTTCCTGCTCGCGACCGGCTACGAGCAGGCCAGGTCTGTCGTCGCCGCATTGGCCGGGGACTGGGAAGCCGCACGGGACGTCCAGCTCGATCTCCCGGAGACCGGTGTGTGTTCGTCCAACCTCGCTTATGGAGACACCGCCGACACGGCCGGCGGTTGCTGCGGCCCGGGCCCCCAGGCGGTTGAGGTCTCCGCACCGGCAGGCCGCGGACTGGCCACCGGTATCAGCGGCGGACTGCTGACCGTCGTCGAGGACAAGTCTTCCGGCTGCTGCGGCTGA
- a CDS encoding VOC family protein yields MPKLETYKKQAKLLVRWHREGNFSIGGRIRQLARYRTLSDREALALKFPLTEAQVIIALEAGCASWAELKASTEAAPPTDEQPETRNTAAASAKPVLYVADVEASATFYRDQLGFRIDFLHGNPPFYGSVSRGGATLHLKFVHEPVFAAGAAEREGLIMAFVDTPNVREIYREYLAADAEIVQKLTKQAWGGTDFIVRDPDGNAIAFVG; encoded by the coding sequence ATGCCCAAGCTCGAAACCTACAAGAAGCAGGCGAAACTGCTCGTTCGCTGGCACCGCGAAGGAAACTTCTCGATCGGTGGTCGCATCCGACAGCTCGCGCGCTATCGCACGCTGTCCGACCGCGAAGCACTCGCGCTGAAGTTTCCCCTCACCGAAGCCCAAGTGATCATCGCCCTCGAAGCGGGCTGCGCCAGCTGGGCCGAACTCAAGGCGAGCACGGAAGCGGCCCCGCCCACCGACGAGCAGCCGGAGACTCGGAACACGGCGGCCGCGAGCGCCAAACCGGTGCTGTACGTCGCCGACGTCGAGGCCTCCGCCACGTTCTATCGGGACCAGCTCGGCTTCCGGATCGACTTCTTGCACGGCAACCCGCCGTTCTACGGGTCGGTGTCGCGCGGCGGCGCGACCTTGCACCTGAAGTTCGTCCACGAGCCGGTGTTCGCGGCCGGTGCCGCAGAACGAGAAGGGCTCATCATGGCGTTCGTCGATACGCCGAACGTCCGCGAGATCTACCGGGAGTATCTGGCCGCCGACGCCGAGATCGTGCAGAAGCTGACCAAACAAGCGTGGGGCGGCACCGACTTCATCGTGCGCGACCCGGACGGCAACGCGATCGCGTTCGTCGGCTGA
- a CDS encoding arsenate reductase ArsC: MSKPTVLFVCVHNAGRSQMAAGWLRSLAGDDVDVLSAGSEPGGRINPVAVEAMREVGIDITANTPRLLSPADVQASDVVITMGCGDACPFFPGKRYEDWKLTDPAGQPIEVVRQVRDEIRAHIEKLVDELRADQDRLQL; encoded by the coding sequence GTGAGCAAGCCCACCGTCCTGTTCGTCTGCGTCCACAACGCCGGACGCTCCCAGATGGCCGCCGGATGGCTCCGGTCCCTGGCCGGTGACGACGTCGACGTACTGTCGGCAGGCTCCGAACCCGGAGGCCGGATCAACCCCGTCGCCGTCGAAGCCATGCGAGAGGTCGGCATCGACATCACCGCGAACACACCACGGCTGCTGTCGCCCGCGGACGTGCAGGCCAGTGACGTCGTCATCACCATGGGATGCGGCGACGCCTGTCCCTTCTTCCCCGGCAAGCGCTACGAAGACTGGAAGCTCACCGACCCGGCCGGCCAACCGATCGAGGTCGTCCGCCAGGTCCGCGACGAGATCCGTGCCCACATCGAGAAGCTGGTCGACGAACTGCGAGCCGACCAGGACCGGCTCCAGCTTTGA
- a CDS encoding ArsR/SmtB family transcription factor, producing the protein MSKQEIVLTPVPGAGCCAPISDTALDPAGAAEGAVVFKALADPIRLRLFSIITSAGDEVCVCDLTPQFDVSGPTISHHLKVLREAGLVDCERRGTWVYYWPVPERLQWIAGLLAVPETTSAH; encoded by the coding sequence ATGTCAAAACAGGAGATCGTGTTGACGCCCGTCCCGGGCGCGGGCTGCTGCGCGCCGATCTCTGACACCGCCCTCGACCCAGCGGGGGCCGCCGAGGGCGCGGTCGTGTTCAAGGCGCTCGCCGATCCGATCCGGCTTCGGTTGTTCTCGATCATCACCTCGGCCGGTGACGAGGTCTGCGTCTGTGATCTGACGCCTCAGTTCGACGTGAGCGGGCCGACGATCTCGCATCATCTGAAGGTGCTGCGGGAGGCTGGCCTGGTCGACTGCGAGCGGCGCGGCACCTGGGTCTACTACTGGCCGGTGCCCGAGCGGCTGCAGTGGATCGCCGGCCTCCTGGCCGTACCGGAGACCACCTCGGCACATTGA